GTGCCGCAAGGTTCGCATCTAGTGACGCAGGCGGTACCCGATGTGCGACTGCCTGCTTGAGTGAGTCAAGCGCAACCGCACCGGTCAAACGACTCAGCGCGCCAAGCATAACGATGTTCGCAAAAAGCTCCCGGCCCAACTTGGTCCGGCTCGTCTCGGTGAAAGGCAGACGTACCGCACCCTGCCGCGGGCACTCCGGTACGTGAAAACTGTCAACGATGACCACTCCTCCGTGTTTCACATCCGCAAGGTAGCATCTCACCGCCTGTTGGCTTAGACACACAAGCACGTCCAGCCTGCGACACTTCGGGTACAGAATCG
This is a stretch of genomic DNA from candidate division WOR-3 bacterium. It encodes these proteins:
- a CDS encoding 2-oxoacid:acceptor oxidoreductase family protein, whose amino-acid sequence is MRIETRLAGFGGQGVILASVILAEAAAVYEGREVVQTQSYGPEARGGASKADVIISDRPILYPKCRRLDVLVCLSQQAVRCYLADVKHGGVVIVDSFHVPECPRQGAVRLPFTETSRTKLGRELFANIVMLGALSRLTGAVALDSLKQAVAHRVPPASLDANLAALAAGWELVPDR